A stretch of the Nosocomiicoccus ampullae genome encodes the following:
- a CDS encoding formate--tetrahydrofolate ligase yields the protein MAHLTDQEIAAKATLKPIEEIAEKAGIPEEALELHGKYKAKVDIKNLEGNENDSKVVLVTAMNPTPAGEGKSTVTVGLADAFNQLGEKVMVALREPSLGPVMGIKGGATGGGHAQVLPMEEINLHFNGDLHAITSANNTLSALIDNHIHQGNELNIDQRRITWKRVVDINDRELRNVVIGLGGPTSGVPREDGFDITVASEIMAILCLATDLIDLKERLGRIVFGYTKDKKPVTVKELGVEGALALLLKEAIKPNLVQTMEGTPALIHGGPFANIAHGCNSLIATNTARKLSDVVITEAGFGSDLGAEKFMDIKARFGEFQPDAIVLVATIRALKMNGGVAKSDLGEENLDALKAGIVNLEKHIENARKFGVEPIVALNDFVTDTDAERNFVLDWCEERDVKVALTQVWEKGGEGGIELAKQVKEALETPNNFKQLYDLDLSIPEKIEKIVTEVYGGDGVNFTDKAKRQIKEIEENGWGDFPVCMAKTQYSLSDDEKKLGRPTGFTITVRELIAKTGAGFIVALTGNVMTMPGLPKVPSANHMDVDAEGNSTGLF from the coding sequence ATGGCACATTTAACGGACCAAGAGATTGCTGCAAAAGCAACTTTAAAACCGATTGAAGAAATTGCGGAAAAAGCAGGTATTCCTGAGGAAGCATTAGAACTTCACGGTAAATATAAAGCAAAAGTTGATATTAAAAATCTCGAAGGTAACGAAAATGATTCAAAAGTAGTACTTGTAACAGCAATGAACCCAACACCAGCTGGTGAAGGTAAATCAACTGTTACAGTTGGTCTAGCGGATGCATTTAACCAACTTGGAGAAAAAGTTATGGTTGCACTACGTGAACCATCACTTGGACCAGTAATGGGTATTAAAGGTGGAGCAACTGGTGGTGGACATGCACAAGTATTACCAATGGAAGAAATTAACCTTCACTTCAACGGTGACTTACATGCAATCACATCAGCAAACAACACTTTATCAGCTTTAATTGATAACCATATTCACCAAGGCAATGAATTAAACATTGACCAAAGAAGAATTACTTGGAAACGTGTTGTGGACATTAATGACCGCGAATTACGTAACGTAGTCATCGGTTTAGGTGGACCAACTTCAGGTGTTCCACGTGAAGACGGTTTTGACATCACTGTTGCAAGTGAGATCATGGCTATTCTTTGTTTAGCAACAGACTTAATCGACCTTAAAGAAAGATTAGGACGTATTGTATTTGGTTACACGAAAGATAAAAAACCAGTTACAGTAAAAGAATTAGGTGTAGAAGGTGCACTAGCATTACTTCTTAAAGAAGCAATTAAACCTAACCTTGTACAAACAATGGAAGGTACACCTGCATTAATTCACGGTGGACCATTTGCTAACATTGCACACGGTTGTAACTCATTAATTGCAACAAACACTGCAAGAAAATTATCTGACGTTGTAATTACTGAAGCTGGATTCGGTTCAGACCTAGGTGCTGAGAAGTTCATGGACATCAAAGCACGTTTTGGTGAATTCCAACCAGATGCAATTGTATTAGTTGCTACAATCCGTGCGCTTAAGATGAACGGTGGAGTTGCGAAAAGTGATTTAGGTGAAGAAAACCTTGACGCACTTAAAGCTGGTATCGTTAACTTAGAAAAACACATCGAAAACGCTCGTAAATTCGGTGTAGAACCAATCGTTGCATTAAACGACTTCGTTACAGATACAGATGCTGAACGTAACTTTGTATTAGACTGGTGTGAAGAGCGCGACGTAAAAGTTGCACTTACACAAGTATGGGAAAAAGGTGGAGAAGGTGGTATTGAGTTAGCGAAACAAGTTAAAGAAGCACTTGAAACGCCAAATAACTTCAAACAACTTTACGACCTTGATCTTTCAATCCCAGAAAAAATTGAAAAAATCGTTACAGAAGTATACGGTGGAGACGGTGTAAACTTCACTGACAAAGCAAAACGTCAAATTAAAGAAATCGAAGAAAACGGTTGGGGAGACTTCCCTGTATGTATGGCTAAGACTCAATACTCATTATCAGACGATGAGAAAAAACTTGGTCGTCCAACAGGCTTTACAATCACAGTTCGTGAATTAATTGCAAAAACTGGTGCAGGATTCATCGTTGCATTAACTGGTAACGTAATGACTATGCCAGGATTACCTAAAGTTCCATCTGCAAACCATATGGATGTTGACGCAGAAGGTAACTCTACAGGTTTATTCTAA
- the acsA gene encoding acetate--CoA ligase: protein MEHEIYKAVDQNPNMKSYEESVKNFSWEEAKKHFTWYETGKVNMAYEAIDRHVDEGYGDKVALHYKNGNKTKTFTFKDMKEKSNKAANMLVEKGVKKGDRVFIFMPRSPELYFVFLGAIKIGAIVGPLFEAFMEKAVVDRLEDSEANVLITTSDLLERVPYNNIDSLEHVFVVGEDVKEDEKVIDFISLFDEASNEFDIEWVNLEDGLILHYTSGSTGSPKGVYHVHNVMIQQYISGKYVTDIKEDDVYWCTADPGWVTGTSYGIFAPWLNRATNVIVGGRFSPEAWYSALEELKVTIWYSAPTAFRMLMGAGDEVMKQYDLSNLRHLLSVGEPLNPEVIKWSDKVFNLRIHDTWWMTETGAHMIVNFPSLDIKAGSMGKPLPGIEASIVDDSGKELPPNRMGNLAMKAPWPSMMRDIWNNNEKYKSYFIGDWFVSGDSAFVDEDGYFFFQGRIDDVIMTAGERVGPFEIESKLVEHEAVQEAGVIGKPDPVRGEIVKAFIALRDGYEPSDELKEEIRNFVKLGLAAHAAPREIEFKDKLPKTRSGKIMRRVLKAWELDLDAGDLSSMDDD from the coding sequence ATGGAACACGAAATCTATAAAGCAGTAGATCAAAATCCAAATATGAAGAGCTACGAAGAATCAGTAAAAAACTTTTCATGGGAAGAAGCTAAAAAGCATTTTACTTGGTACGAAACAGGTAAAGTGAACATGGCTTATGAAGCCATCGATCGTCATGTCGATGAAGGCTACGGTGATAAGGTGGCGCTTCATTATAAAAATGGCAATAAAACGAAAACGTTTACATTTAAAGATATGAAAGAAAAATCAAATAAAGCAGCAAATATGCTAGTCGAAAAAGGAGTTAAAAAAGGTGACCGTGTATTTATCTTTATGCCAAGATCACCTGAGTTATACTTCGTATTCCTTGGTGCAATTAAAATCGGTGCGATTGTAGGACCTTTATTTGAAGCATTTATGGAAAAAGCAGTTGTTGATCGATTAGAAGATTCTGAAGCAAATGTTTTAATTACAACATCTGATTTATTAGAAAGAGTACCATATAATAATATAGATTCGTTAGAACACGTATTTGTTGTTGGTGAAGATGTTAAAGAAGACGAAAAAGTAATCGACTTTATCTCTTTATTTGATGAAGCAAGTAATGAGTTTGATATTGAGTGGGTCAATCTTGAAGATGGTTTAATTTTACATTATACAAGTGGTTCCACGGGCTCACCAAAAGGTGTCTATCACGTGCATAATGTGATGATTCAGCAGTATATTTCTGGTAAATACGTTACAGATATTAAGGAAGATGACGTATACTGGTGTACAGCAGATCCTGGTTGGGTGACTGGTACAAGCTATGGTATTTTTGCACCGTGGTTAAACCGTGCAACAAACGTAATTGTCGGCGGTCGTTTCTCACCTGAAGCATGGTACTCAGCACTTGAAGAGTTGAAAGTAACAATCTGGTATTCAGCTCCAACAGCATTTCGTATGTTAATGGGAGCTGGAGACGAGGTCATGAAACAATATGATCTTAGCAACTTAAGACATTTACTTTCAGTAGGCGAGCCATTAAACCCAGAAGTAATTAAGTGGAGCGATAAGGTATTTAATTTGAGAATTCATGATACGTGGTGGATGACTGAAACAGGTGCACATATGATTGTAAACTTCCCGTCATTAGATATTAAAGCAGGATCGATGGGTAAACCGTTACCTGGAATTGAAGCATCAATCGTAGATGATAGTGGTAAAGAATTACCACCAAACCGTATGGGTAACTTAGCAATGAAAGCACCATGGCCTTCAATGATGAGAGATATTTGGAATAACAACGAAAAATATAAATCTTACTTTATCGGTGATTGGTTCGTATCCGGAGACTCAGCGTTCGTAGACGAAGATGGCTATTTCTTCTTCCAAGGGCGCATTGATGATGTCATTATGACAGCAGGCGAAAGAGTTGGTCCGTTTGAAATTGAATCGAAATTAGTTGAACACGAAGCGGTACAAGAAGCTGGGGTAATTGGTAAACCAGATCCAGTACGCGGTGAAATCGTTAAAGCATTTATTGCACTTCGTGACGGCTACGAACCAAGTGATGAGTTGAAAGAAGAAATTCGTAATTTTGTAAAACTTGGTCTTGCAGCACACGCTGCACCACGTGAAATAGAATTTAAAGATAAATTACCAAAAACACGTAGTGGTAAAATTATGAGACGTGTATTAAAAGCGTGGGAATTAGATCTTGACGCAGGAGATTTATCAAGTATGGATGATGATTAA
- a CDS encoding transglycosylase domain-containing protein, with translation MNKKNFTDRLKQLFSRQDKPKNKVQGDSFKARANNISRRFKETKHPYRFLFNTTYDTIWNVLLFTILSLSLIGILLFSIGLGYFAALVNDDVNYTNEEIETKLRDVTESTNVSFASGENLGTLKSDLIRESIKYEDIPENVIDALIVTEDENFYEHNGVVPKAFIRASLQEVVSSGEGTGGSTLTQQLVKNQLLTNDPTFQRKASELLLAFKVEDLLSKEEILTSYLNAVSFGRNANGQNIAGIKSAAKGVFGKEAKDLNLAEASFLAGMPQNPYAYTPFNVDGSLKSEDELSLGKKRQEYVLSRLLTEGNITEEEYDEAMNYDLYDNMTSSVDVPNQKYPFLTEEIERRAVGVLKYILAEEDGVSREDLNVTPLLNQEYTQKANDALRNNGYQIETTIDKNIYDTMQDVKNNQFSYYGDRSSLDAIDASYSDEGEMQKHEVGAMLKNNKTGAILGFIGGRDFKSSENNHATQTSRMSGSTMKPLAVYGPGIDKGLIAPDTVILDKQFSIYNPQSGTSYSPQNYDRKDFGLLSVKNALANSYNLSTLRLWAEVRKHNPREYLDNLGLNMPDSLFDQDGIGIPSLPLGVNNMTVEEGVNAFSSFGNNGVMTDSYMIEKITDPTGKVIYEHEQKEKDVWNDSTAYLMTDILKEVFKTGSAYHIKDYYHSISSTYDWATKTGTSEQFVDSWMIAYNPEVTLGMWMGYDSNIPQVYGTENDDHITIYNWQSLSSALQNADSEKMGAGQMFSQPNSVYKESFCGMLMQKGNCGEDKEISGLVANNTQFSNKSGLDDNDVLNRNGKDFDTGLSASDLRGVVRGSGDNYYRIGSTPKKVVKSIKDKLKESKSNSNSSDNESGYDSQNNSSQ, from the coding sequence ATGAACAAGAAAAATTTTACAGATCGTTTAAAACAATTATTCTCACGTCAAGATAAACCAAAGAACAAAGTTCAAGGGGATTCTTTTAAAGCACGTGCAAATAATATATCTCGTCGATTTAAAGAAACGAAACATCCATACCGCTTCTTATTTAATACGACATACGATACGATATGGAACGTCTTACTATTTACGATACTCTCATTAAGTTTAATCGGAATCTTACTATTTAGTATAGGATTAGGCTATTTTGCAGCTCTTGTAAATGATGATGTCAATTATACTAATGAAGAAATTGAAACAAAACTTAGAGACGTCACTGAAAGCACGAATGTCTCATTTGCTTCAGGTGAGAATCTCGGTACGTTAAAGTCCGATTTAATTAGAGAGTCCATTAAATACGAAGATATACCAGAAAACGTTATTGACGCACTTATAGTTACAGAAGATGAAAATTTCTACGAACATAACGGTGTTGTTCCAAAAGCATTTATACGTGCATCACTTCAAGAGGTTGTTTCAAGTGGTGAAGGTACCGGAGGTAGTACGTTAACTCAGCAACTCGTTAAGAACCAACTACTCACTAACGATCCAACTTTCCAGCGTAAAGCTTCAGAATTATTGCTTGCATTTAAAGTAGAAGATTTACTTTCTAAAGAAGAGATTTTAACATCTTATTTAAATGCGGTATCGTTTGGACGTAATGCGAATGGTCAAAATATTGCTGGTATTAAAAGCGCTGCTAAAGGTGTCTTCGGTAAAGAAGCAAAAGACTTAAACTTAGCTGAAGCTTCATTTCTAGCGGGAATGCCTCAAAATCCATACGCATATACACCATTTAACGTAGATGGGTCTTTAAAAAGTGAAGATGAGCTTTCTCTTGGTAAAAAAAGACAAGAATATGTGCTCAGTCGATTACTCACTGAAGGTAACATTACTGAAGAAGAGTATGACGAAGCAATGAACTATGACTTATATGACAATATGACAAGTTCAGTAGACGTACCAAATCAAAAATATCCATTTTTAACTGAAGAAATCGAAAGACGCGCAGTTGGCGTTCTAAAATATATTCTCGCTGAGGAAGACGGTGTTTCTCGTGAAGACTTAAATGTTACACCACTTTTAAATCAAGAATATACTCAAAAAGCAAATGATGCATTAAGAAATAATGGATATCAAATTGAGACAACAATTGATAAAAATATTTACGACACGATGCAAGACGTTAAAAACAATCAATTTTCATACTATGGTGACCGTAGTTCGTTAGATGCGATTGACGCTTCATATAGCGATGAAGGTGAAATGCAGAAACATGAAGTTGGTGCAATGCTTAAAAATAACAAAACTGGTGCGATATTAGGATTCATTGGTGGTAGAGATTTCAAATCATCAGAAAATAACCACGCAACTCAAACATCAAGAATGTCTGGATCAACAATGAAACCTCTAGCAGTATATGGTCCTGGAATTGACAAAGGACTGATTGCTCCAGATACGGTAATTTTAGACAAGCAGTTTTCAATTTATAACCCTCAGTCAGGTACAAGTTATTCTCCACAAAACTATGATAGAAAAGACTTTGGTCTACTATCAGTTAAAAATGCACTCGCAAACTCTTATAACTTATCAACGTTAAGATTATGGGCAGAAGTGAGAAAGCATAATCCAAGAGAATATCTAGATAACCTAGGGCTTAACATGCCTGATTCTCTATTTGATCAAGACGGTATAGGTATTCCTTCTTTACCACTTGGAGTTAATAATATGACTGTTGAAGAAGGTGTGAATGCATTTTCTAGTTTTGGTAACAACGGTGTCATGACAGATAGTTATATGATTGAAAAAATAACAGATCCAACTGGAAAAGTGATTTATGAACATGAGCAAAAAGAAAAAGATGTATGGAATGATTCAACTGCATATCTAATGACAGATATATTAAAAGAAGTATTTAAAACAGGTTCAGCCTATCACATCAAAGATTACTACCACTCAATATCATCCACATATGATTGGGCAACAAAAACAGGTACTTCTGAGCAGTTTGTTGACTCTTGGATGATTGCATATAACCCTGAAGTTACACTCGGTATGTGGATGGGATACGATAGTAATATTCCTCAAGTATACGGTACAGAAAACGATGACCATATTACAATATATAACTGGCAATCACTATCAAGCGCGCTTCAAAATGCAGATAGTGAAAAAATGGGTGCAGGACAAATGTTCTCACAACCAAATTCAGTTTATAAAGAGTCATTTTGTGGTATGTTAATGCAAAAAGGTAACTGCGGAGAAGATAAAGAAATCTCAGGATTAGTTGCAAACAATACTCAATTTAGTAATAAATCTGGTCTAGATGATAACGACGTATTAAATCGTAACGGTAAAGACTTTGATACCGGCTTATCTGCAAGTGATTTAAGAGGTGTTGTAAGAGGATCAGGTGATAACTATTATCGCATTGGTTCAACACCGAAAAAAGTCGTAAAGTCTATTAAAGATAAATTAAAAGAAAGTAAAAGCAATTCCAATAGTTCAGATAACGAATCAGGATATGACTCACAAAATAATAGCTCACAATAG
- the tyrS gene encoding tyrosine--tRNA ligase → MSELIQDLKWRGLLYQVTNEENIENLVENETVSLYCGTDPTADSLHIGHLVPFLVLKRFQQYGHRPVVLVGGGTGQVGDPSFKASERDLISQEDLDKNIAGIEAQLRRIFNFESGKETDAILVNNYDWLKDISLISFLRDYGKHVGVNYLLAKDAIQSRLETGISFTEFTYNIIQAIDFLHLRNSYNVKIQVGGSDQWGNIVSGIDLMRRIDGITDAEGLTIPLVTKSDGSKFGKSEGGNIWLDPEKTSPYEFYQFWFNQNDEDVIHFLKVFTFLSREEIEALEESVKTEPHLRKAQRALAEEMVKIVHDEAALEEALRITEALFSGNIKELSGKELKDAMKNAPQEAVENTEHPLVNLLVDTKISSSRRQAREDIKNGAIYINGEREQDVDYTVTSKDFLEGDLIVFRRGKKKYTVVYFE, encoded by the coding sequence ATGAGTGAATTAATTCAAGATTTAAAATGGCGTGGACTATTATACCAAGTGACAAATGAAGAAAACATTGAAAATTTGGTAGAAAATGAGACAGTATCACTATACTGCGGGACTGACCCAACAGCAGATAGCTTACATATTGGACACTTAGTACCATTTTTAGTATTAAAAAGATTTCAGCAATATGGACATCGCCCAGTTGTATTAGTTGGTGGGGGAACAGGTCAAGTTGGAGATCCTTCATTTAAAGCATCAGAACGCGATTTAATTTCACAAGAAGATTTAGATAAAAATATCGCTGGAATTGAAGCACAATTGCGACGTATTTTTAATTTTGAAAGTGGTAAAGAAACAGACGCAATTTTAGTAAATAACTACGACTGGTTAAAAGATATTAGTTTAATTTCTTTTTTAAGAGATTATGGTAAGCATGTCGGAGTGAACTATTTACTTGCAAAAGATGCGATTCAGTCACGTTTAGAAACGGGTATTTCATTTACAGAATTTACGTATAACATCATTCAAGCTATCGACTTTTTACACTTAAGAAATTCATATAACGTAAAAATTCAAGTCGGTGGTTCAGACCAATGGGGGAACATCGTTTCAGGAATCGATTTAATGCGTCGTATCGATGGAATTACAGATGCTGAGGGACTTACAATTCCTTTAGTGACAAAATCTGATGGTTCTAAATTTGGTAAATCTGAAGGTGGAAATATTTGGTTAGATCCAGAAAAAACATCTCCATACGAGTTTTATCAGTTTTGGTTTAACCAAAATGATGAAGATGTCATTCACTTTTTAAAAGTATTTACATTCTTATCTCGTGAAGAGATTGAAGCTCTTGAAGAAAGTGTTAAAACTGAACCACACCTACGTAAAGCACAACGCGCATTAGCTGAAGAGATGGTTAAAATTGTACATGATGAAGCGGCACTTGAAGAAGCGTTACGAATTACTGAAGCATTATTTAGTGGAAATATTAAAGAGTTATCAGGTAAAGAACTGAAAGACGCTATGAAAAATGCACCACAAGAAGCAGTAGAAAATACTGAACATCCACTTGTGAACTTACTTGTAGACACTAAAATCTCATCCAGCCGTCGTCAAGCTCGTGAAGATATTAAGAACGGTGCAATTTACATTAACGGTGAGCGCGAGCAAGATGTTGATTACACAGTAACTTCTAAAGACTTTTTAGAAGGGGATTTAATCGTATTTAGACGTGGTAAGAAAAAATATACAGTCGTTTATTTTGAATAA
- a CDS encoding CBS and ACT domain-containing protein produces the protein MLVSRIMTKNVKILSPEHTVNDALNMMNENKIRHIPIVENDEVIGLVTDKDINLALPSILNKDSKTTIHHPLKDIMKTKVMFTSPRDFVEELAVDFLQFDIGAIVVIQSKKLVGIITQTDIMHAFIDITGMNIPGSIIEIDVLDRPGIVYDIGKILYDLNIKAVSITIFDNKEIEGHKFVVIKVNAMNPMFVIKKLKEMGYDVVDPMNRG, from the coding sequence ATGTTAGTCAGTCGAATAATGACAAAAAATGTAAAAATACTCTCACCTGAACACACAGTAAACGATGCATTAAATATGATGAATGAAAATAAAATACGTCATATTCCAATCGTAGAAAATGACGAAGTCATTGGCTTAGTTACAGATAAAGATATTAACTTAGCACTACCTTCCATACTAAATAAAGATTCAAAAACGACAATCCATCACCCATTAAAAGATATTATGAAAACTAAAGTGATGTTTACAAGTCCTAGAGATTTTGTTGAAGAACTCGCCGTCGATTTTTTACAATTTGACATCGGTGCAATTGTCGTTATTCAATCAAAAAAACTCGTTGGTATTATTACTCAAACTGATATTATGCACGCATTTATAGATATTACAGGTATGAATATTCCAGGTTCTATTATAGAAATTGATGTTTTAGATCGACCAGGAATCGTATATGATATCGGTAAAATATTATATGATTTAAATATTAAAGCAGTTTCTATTACAATTTTTGATAATAAAGAAATAGAAGGTCATAAATTCGTCGTCATTAAAGTAAATGCAATGAATCCAATGTTTGTCATTAAAAAACTTAAGGAAATGGGCTACGACGTTGTAGATCCTATGAACCGGGGATAA
- a CDS encoding GNAT family N-acetyltransferase, with translation MKHKKTFHKLEYEINNQSIVIEGPIDEKTLKTYSFDSTLEAFRRPNDQFEALQEIATLEEGRIIIARVDNHIIGYVTYHRPDEFERWSLGNHEFILELGAVEVSKKFRNSKIGKNLLKLSFMDDYMENYIVLTTEYYWHWDLKGTKLDVYEYKDLMIRLMAVAGFEVYMTNDPEITSHPANTLMARIGKYINRDQRIIFDEIRFKDRFFF, from the coding sequence TTGAAGCATAAAAAAACATTTCATAAATTAGAATATGAAATTAACAATCAGAGCATCGTAATTGAAGGTCCTATCGATGAAAAAACATTAAAAACTTATTCTTTTGATTCTACTTTGGAAGCGTTTAGAAGACCAAACGATCAATTTGAAGCGCTTCAAGAAATCGCTACTCTAGAAGAAGGAAGAATCATTATCGCTCGCGTCGACAATCATATTATTGGATACGTCACATATCATAGACCTGACGAATTCGAACGATGGAGTTTAGGAAATCATGAATTTATATTAGAACTTGGTGCAGTTGAAGTATCTAAAAAATTTCGTAATTCAAAGATTGGTAAAAACTTATTAAAACTTTCTTTTATGGATGATTATATGGAAAACTATATCGTTTTAACGACTGAATATTATTGGCACTGGGATCTTAAAGGCACTAAATTAGACGTTTATGAATATAAGGATTTGATGATTCGTTTAATGGCAGTCGCTGGATTTGAAGTATATATGACAAATGACCCTGAAATTACAAGTCATCCAGCAAACACATTAATGGCAAGAATTGGTAAGTATATTAATAGAGATCAGCGCATTATTTTTGATGAAATTAGGTTTAAAGACCGTTTCTTTTTCTAA
- a CDS encoding YjiH family protein, with product MYSLKNNLKFIIPSLIGIFIFICPIKNENNEVTVPVAFIANKILDFISLFGENAISYIVAAIMVISAVFSLIYSYVVKSKNTLMNQLFNESFAWNIVRILGAVFGILVLFDIGPIQITSEDTGGTVFYDLLPTLFAVFLIAGFLLPLLLNYGLLEFIGTLFRNLMRPIFTLPGRSTVDNLASWVGDGTIGVLLTSKQYEAGFYTKREATVIATIFSVVSITFTIVILEYLEMLNYFVPFYATVIFSGLVCAIILPRIPPLSKIDDTYYVEHNGYSEKIPDGETTLSWGYKQAIEAAKKADGPIEIVRDGYKTVLDMWLAVLPVVMAVGTLGTVLAEFTPIFSIIGAPFVPILETIGIPDAKAVSETLFIGFTDMFLPTLVIGSEVSEMARFIVGALSITQLLYLSEVGGVILGSKIPLGIGKMFLIFLMRTAISLPIIIIVAMMLF from the coding sequence ATGTATTCACTAAAAAATAATTTAAAATTTATTATCCCTTCTTTAATCGGGATATTTATTTTTATATGTCCAATTAAAAATGAAAATAATGAAGTCACAGTACCAGTTGCTTTTATCGCCAATAAAATACTCGATTTTATTAGTTTATTTGGTGAGAATGCGATTAGTTATATCGTTGCGGCAATTATGGTCATTTCAGCAGTGTTTTCTTTAATATATTCCTATGTTGTTAAATCTAAAAACACTTTAATGAATCAATTATTTAACGAATCCTTTGCTTGGAATATTGTACGTATATTAGGTGCGGTATTTGGAATACTAGTCTTATTTGATATCGGACCGATTCAAATTACGTCTGAAGATACTGGTGGTACAGTTTTTTATGACTTACTGCCGACGCTATTTGCTGTATTTTTAATTGCTGGATTTTTACTACCACTACTTTTAAACTATGGACTGCTTGAATTTATCGGTACATTATTTAGAAACTTAATGCGTCCGATTTTTACATTGCCTGGACGTTCAACAGTCGATAACTTAGCGTCATGGGTTGGGGACGGAACAATCGGAGTATTACTTACAAGTAAACAGTATGAAGCAGGTTTTTACACAAAACGTGAGGCAACAGTTATTGCGACGATATTCTCTGTCGTATCGATCACATTTACAATTGTAATTTTAGAATACTTAGAGATGTTAAATTACTTTGTACCGTTTTATGCAACAGTTATATTTTCAGGGCTAGTGTGTGCGATTATACTACCGCGAATTCCACCACTATCTAAAATTGATGATACGTATTACGTTGAACATAACGGATATAGTGAAAAGATTCCTGACGGTGAAACGACTTTATCTTGGGGGTATAAGCAAGCGATTGAAGCGGCTAAAAAAGCAGATGGTCCTATTGAGATTGTAAGAGATGGTTATAAAACTGTACTAGATATGTGGCTTGCAGTGCTACCTGTCGTTATGGCCGTTGGTACACTCGGTACAGTTCTTGCTGAATTTACACCGATATTTAGTATTATTGGTGCACCGTTCGTTCCAATTTTAGAAACGATTGGAATTCCAGATGCTAAAGCTGTATCTGAAACATTATTTATCGGATTTACAGATATGTTTTTACCGACACTGGTCATCGGTAGTGAAGTATCAGAAATGGCGAGATTTATTGTTGGAGCGTTAAGTATTACACAGCTTCTATACTTATCAGAAGTTGGAGGAGTAATTTTAGGCTCAAAAATCCCACTAGGTATTGGAAAAATGTTTCTTATTTTCTTAATGAGAACAGCGATCTCACTTCCAATTATAATTATTGTAGCAATGATGCTTTTCTAA
- a CDS encoding cytochrome P450, whose translation MKKNLKNLFTSRDSVKDYVDSSLFYDESMDAFIINDEKIAKDILKSKSFTAFRKQEQIESLSTSNENKRVMTEFYNHWLMYQKEGEHHTDMKRALQRAINQTIQHLVGSSKKAENDIIFKKNVDVIKDVSEPFVVSYLSQFYGLNETDYHLLLKEGDALIEYIMTGDGDGERIVTSIQSVREILKDLIQKKKINEDGFIQAIIHEAGFNIEVLDIILNLVIDGHRPFLSSVNSLIYEKVKYNLSATEHTVKDVLKKHPPFPYIRRVCIKRETYDDVTIEENDHVLILIYIVNDTMKGYGLTFGHGIHYCLGVVVVTIGLERLLKLDILNEYDIENYEWMTTFGFKELSSLHIKKTLP comes from the coding sequence ATGAAGAAAAATCTTAAGAATCTATTTACGAGTCGAGATAGTGTTAAAGACTATGTCGACTCTAGTCTCTTTTACGATGAGTCAATGGATGCTTTTATTATTAATGATGAAAAAATTGCTAAAGATATATTAAAAAGTAAATCTTTTACAGCGTTTAGGAAGCAAGAGCAGATTGAGTCATTAAGTACATCTAATGAAAATAAACGAGTGATGACAGAATTTTATAATCACTGGCTGATGTATCAAAAAGAAGGGGAACATCATACAGATATGAAACGTGCCTTGCAGCGCGCTATAAATCAAACGATTCAACATTTAGTAGGTTCAAGTAAAAAAGCAGAAAATGATATTATTTTTAAAAAAAATGTTGATGTTATTAAAGATGTATCAGAGCCGTTTGTTGTATCATACTTATCACAGTTTTATGGATTAAATGAAACGGACTATCATTTACTCTTAAAAGAGGGCGATGCGTTAATTGAATACATTATGACAGGGGATGGTGACGGTGAAAGAATCGTAACGTCTATACAGTCTGTTAGAGAAATTCTAAAAGATTTAATACAAAAGAAAAAAATTAATGAAGATGGATTTATACAAGCTATTATTCATGAAGCTGGTTTTAATATAGAAGTACTAGATATTATTTTAAACCTTGTTATCGATGGTCACCGTCCATTTTTAAGTAGTGTAAATAGTTTAATCTATGAAAAAGTAAAATATAATCTTTCAGCAACCGAGCACACTGTAAAAGATGTACTTAAAAAGCATCCACCGTTTCCGTATATAAGAAGAGTATGCATAAAAAGAGAAACATATGACGATGTGACAATTGAAGAAAACGATCATGTTTTAATTCTAATTTATATTGTGAATGACACTATGAAAGGTTACGGGTTAACGTTTGGACACGGTATACATTACTGTTTAGGTGTTGTAGTTGTTACTATTGGTTTAGAACGATTATTAAAATTAGATATTTTAAATGAATACGATATAGAAAACTATGAGTGGATGACAACTTTCGGTTTTAAAGAACTGTCGTCACTGCATATAAAAAAGACACTTCCTTAA